A region of Novipirellula aureliae DNA encodes the following proteins:
- a CDS encoding efflux RND transporter permease subunit, translating to MLNSVIRFALRQRLLVIAVALFLIAYGTWQTIVMPIDVFPDLNRPRVVIMTEAPGLAPEEVESLITFPIETTMNGANGVEAVRSSSGVGISVIYVEFAYGTDVYTDRQIVAERMQMIQDRLPAGIAPQLAPVSSIMGQILMLGMWSDDPNVDTMQLRTTADWVVRQRLLTIPGVSQVFTMGGQRKQFQVLVDPDAMLRLGVTLQEIETAVAGSNENATGGYLDQQGPSELLVRALGRIRTLEDLKKVPVKIRDRRPVLLSQVADVVEGAQVKRGDSSAFVRIEDLAESSIGNQQSSFDNWRGGPAVVLTINKQPGADTREVTNEVFKAIEELKPTLPHGTQLSTVYSQKAFIDRAIENVIEALRDGGLLVVVILFLFLLNLRTTFITLTAIPLSLMMTSIVFAIFGLSINTMTLGGIAVAMGELVDDAIVDVENIFRRLKENRAAGSPLNPLLVVFRASTEVRRSIVFGTMIVILVFIPLFALGGMEGKLFAPLGVAYIVSILSSLIVSLTVTPVLSYWLLGLSKGSEEEKDGFVLRGLKWVADKVIRFSLTFPRFNLLVTLLMVAIAAIFASRLEKDFLPPFNEGTIQLNVVLPPGTSLAASNAIGKSVEDTLMQIEDVQRFARRTGRAELDEHAEGVNMSEMLIEMDPDSPRTREEQLTEIRESMEDIPGIVTAVEQPIAHLISHMLSGVKAQVGIKIYGDDLDLLRQKAEIIKAEMELVPGVTDALVEPQVIIPQLRIELDRDRLLEYGLTTAQVNEYIQTAMNGKVVSEVLDGMRTFDLLVRMKEDYREDLDELKRLSVQVPEGGMVPLTSLAKIYESGGPNVVNRENVRRRVVIQCNVSERGVVDVVTDIQKMIQPIVATLPTGYFVEYGGQFQSQKTASRIISVLFFMSMIGVFMVLYTLFRSINLAFQVMAALPMAFIGSVAALVLTGQTLTIAAMVGFISLAGIASRNGILLLQHYLHLVQHEGEQFTPSMIIRAGLERLAPVLMTALTSGIGLVPLVMSAGEAGKEILYPVATVILGGLISSTMLDFFVHPALFWLFGMKSAASVVSESSNEIELEEE from the coding sequence ATGTTAAACTCCGTCATTCGCTTCGCTCTTCGCCAACGCCTGCTTGTCATCGCAGTCGCTCTATTCCTTATTGCGTATGGAACTTGGCAAACGATAGTCATGCCGATCGATGTCTTTCCTGACCTCAACCGCCCGCGAGTGGTGATTATGACCGAAGCGCCAGGACTGGCACCTGAGGAGGTAGAGTCGCTGATTACATTCCCGATCGAAACAACCATGAACGGGGCGAACGGCGTCGAAGCAGTTCGCAGTTCATCCGGCGTCGGAATCTCGGTCATCTATGTCGAGTTTGCTTATGGGACGGATGTCTATACGGATCGACAAATTGTGGCGGAACGAATGCAGATGATCCAAGATCGTTTGCCCGCTGGTATCGCTCCACAACTGGCCCCGGTCTCGTCGATTATGGGCCAGATCCTGATGCTGGGGATGTGGAGTGATGACCCGAATGTCGACACGATGCAACTGCGGACCACCGCCGACTGGGTCGTTCGGCAGCGATTGCTCACGATTCCCGGTGTTTCTCAAGTCTTCACGATGGGCGGGCAGCGGAAACAGTTTCAAGTACTTGTCGATCCCGATGCAATGTTGCGACTCGGCGTGACGTTGCAGGAAATTGAAACAGCCGTTGCTGGAAGTAACGAAAACGCAACAGGCGGCTATCTTGACCAGCAAGGTCCCAGTGAACTGTTGGTTCGGGCACTTGGTCGTATCAGAACTCTGGAGGATTTGAAGAAAGTTCCAGTCAAAATTCGTGACCGCCGCCCAGTGTTGCTGTCCCAAGTCGCAGATGTCGTCGAAGGAGCACAGGTCAAACGCGGCGATAGCTCTGCTTTCGTTAGGATTGAGGATTTAGCTGAATCTTCAATCGGCAATCAACAATCTTCATTCGATAATTGGCGTGGTGGGCCTGCGGTCGTGCTTACGATCAATAAGCAGCCTGGTGCAGATACGCGAGAGGTCACCAATGAAGTCTTCAAGGCGATCGAGGAACTCAAACCGACGCTGCCCCACGGAACACAATTGTCGACGGTCTATTCGCAAAAAGCATTCATTGATCGTGCTATCGAGAACGTCATCGAAGCGCTCCGAGACGGTGGTCTTTTGGTCGTCGTTATTCTGTTTCTGTTCTTGCTCAACTTGCGCACCACGTTCATCACGTTAACGGCCATCCCGCTATCACTGATGATGACATCGATCGTTTTCGCCATTTTTGGATTATCGATCAACACGATGACACTGGGCGGCATTGCCGTCGCAATGGGCGAATTGGTGGATGATGCGATCGTCGATGTGGAGAACATTTTCCGGCGACTGAAAGAAAACCGCGCCGCCGGGTCTCCGCTCAATCCGCTGTTGGTCGTGTTCCGTGCCAGTACCGAGGTCCGTCGGTCGATCGTGTTCGGCACCATGATCGTGATCCTTGTCTTTATCCCGCTATTTGCCCTTGGTGGCATGGAAGGAAAACTGTTCGCACCCCTCGGAGTTGCGTACATCGTCTCGATCCTGTCGTCATTGATCGTCTCGTTAACCGTCACTCCTGTTTTGTCTTATTGGCTGCTGGGGCTGAGCAAGGGAAGTGAAGAAGAGAAAGATGGCTTTGTTCTGAGAGGTCTCAAATGGGTGGCCGATAAAGTGATTCGATTCAGTTTGACCTTTCCGCGTTTCAATTTGCTGGTCACTCTCTTGATGGTTGCGATTGCAGCGATCTTCGCATCACGATTAGAAAAAGATTTTTTGCCACCATTCAATGAGGGAACGATTCAGTTGAATGTGGTTCTGCCTCCAGGAACTTCGCTCGCTGCATCCAACGCGATCGGGAAGTCGGTCGAGGATACACTGATGCAGATCGAAGACGTGCAACGGTTTGCCAGGCGGACAGGACGAGCCGAATTGGACGAACATGCCGAAGGCGTCAACATGTCCGAGATGCTGATCGAGATGGACCCAGATTCGCCAAGGACTCGCGAAGAACAGTTGACGGAAATACGCGAGTCGATGGAGGATATTCCTGGTATTGTGACGGCGGTCGAACAGCCGATCGCCCATTTGATCTCGCACATGCTTTCGGGCGTCAAAGCACAAGTCGGAATCAAGATCTATGGCGATGACTTGGATCTGCTACGACAGAAAGCGGAAATAATCAAAGCGGAAATGGAACTGGTGCCCGGCGTCACCGATGCACTGGTGGAACCGCAAGTCATCATTCCACAATTGCGTATCGAACTCGACCGCGATCGGCTACTGGAGTATGGTCTGACGACGGCGCAAGTGAACGAGTACATCCAAACAGCGATGAATGGAAAAGTCGTCTCGGAAGTGCTCGATGGCATGCGGACGTTCGATTTGCTCGTTCGCATGAAAGAGGATTACCGGGAAGACCTCGATGAATTGAAGAGGTTGTCAGTCCAGGTTCCCGAAGGGGGCATGGTGCCGCTGACGAGTTTGGCGAAGATCTATGAATCGGGTGGACCCAACGTCGTCAATCGTGAAAACGTACGGCGGCGCGTCGTGATTCAGTGCAATGTGTCGGAGCGAGGTGTTGTCGATGTGGTCACTGACATCCAGAAGATGATTCAGCCAATCGTCGCGACTTTACCAACGGGCTACTTTGTCGAGTATGGTGGCCAATTTCAAAGCCAGAAGACGGCCAGTCGGATCATCTCTGTCTTGTTCTTCATGTCGATGATTGGCGTGTTCATGGTTCTCTACACCCTATTTCGTTCTATCAACTTGGCGTTCCAAGTGATGGCGGCGTTACCGATGGCATTTATTGGTTCGGTGGCCGCGCTGGTATTAACGGGCCAGACGTTGACGATTGCCGCGATGGTTGGATTCATTTCGTTGGCTGGCATTGCATCTCGAAACGGCATTTTGTTGTTACAGCACTACTTACATTTAGTTCAGCACGAGGGCGAGCAGTTCACGCCATCGATGATCATTCGTGCTGGGCTAGAGCGACTCGCACCTGTGTTAATGACGGCATTGACGTCCGGCATCGGGCTGGTCCCGTTAGTGATGTCCGCTGGCGAAGCGGGCAAGGAAATCTTGTACCCAGTTGCGACAGTGATTTTGGGTGGCCTGATTAGTTCAACGATGTTGGACTTCTTTGTTCATCCTGCACTGTTCTGGCTATTTGGAATGAAGTCGGCGGCGAGCGTTGTGAGCGAGTCGTCAAATGAAATCGAACTTGAAGAAGAGTGA
- a CDS encoding efflux RND transporter periplasmic adaptor subunit codes for MRWKLPKLPWPAIRLVVGVIVVIVAGLTYSTWWPPISNWVDSTLMSHRGTATEDGHDDHAEPAPVANESLNLTVQAIKNLGLTPEYLRPIELSTYRRSITVPSVIVAKPGRSQVVVASPLNGVVTHVHAVTGQAVMPGELLMEVRLTYEELVDKQTEYLKTLSELEVENREIARLEEATRSGAVSGKSLLERRYAKEKLDALLRAQREALRMHGLSDRQIEQIGTNGRLLQELKVMVPDIDRHEHDEEEDRELRLSQAPVRPVAFAMPASQIAAPPAILKSEGHEHRPLVVEDLQVHKGQAVVAGDKLCSLSDYSELFIEGKAFENDMAAINEAVKRGWSIDAVFKNATATEIVRGLKLAFVANAIDPSSRTLSVFVELPNEIIRDETTTQGQRYLDWKYRLGQRLELQIPVEQWENEIVVPVDAVVKDGADWFVFQRNGNRFDRIPVHVKHRDQTSAVIANDGSIYPGDVIALKAAHQMQMAVKNKSGGGADPHAGHNH; via the coding sequence ATGCGTTGGAAACTTCCAAAACTACCTTGGCCCGCTATTCGGCTGGTTGTCGGTGTCATTGTTGTCATAGTCGCTGGTTTGACTTACAGCACATGGTGGCCACCGATATCGAATTGGGTTGATTCGACGCTGATGTCGCACCGTGGGACTGCAACCGAAGATGGGCACGATGACCATGCCGAGCCTGCACCAGTGGCGAATGAGTCGCTGAACCTGACTGTCCAGGCGATCAAAAATCTAGGCTTAACACCGGAGTACTTGCGACCCATCGAACTGTCGACCTACCGTCGATCCATTACGGTACCGTCAGTCATCGTTGCAAAGCCGGGGCGGTCCCAGGTTGTTGTCGCATCGCCGCTCAATGGAGTGGTTACTCACGTTCATGCGGTCACGGGGCAAGCGGTCATGCCAGGCGAATTGTTGATGGAAGTCCGGTTGACCTACGAAGAATTGGTTGACAAGCAAACAGAGTACCTCAAGACGTTAAGCGAATTGGAAGTTGAAAACCGAGAGATCGCTCGCTTAGAAGAGGCGACTCGTAGCGGTGCGGTTTCGGGCAAGTCACTATTGGAGCGTCGTTATGCCAAAGAGAAATTGGATGCACTTCTGCGAGCACAACGTGAAGCACTTCGGATGCACGGTTTATCGGATCGCCAGATCGAGCAAATTGGAACAAACGGTCGATTGTTGCAAGAATTGAAAGTCATGGTTCCTGACATTGATCGCCATGAGCACGACGAAGAAGAGGACCGGGAACTGCGACTGAGCCAGGCTCCAGTGCGACCGGTCGCGTTTGCAATGCCAGCGAGTCAGATCGCAGCACCGCCGGCAATTCTCAAATCTGAGGGTCACGAACATCGGCCTTTGGTGGTCGAGGACTTGCAAGTTCATAAAGGCCAAGCAGTCGTTGCCGGTGACAAACTCTGTTCGCTTTCTGACTACAGCGAGTTGTTTATCGAAGGCAAGGCGTTCGAGAACGATATGGCGGCGATCAACGAAGCAGTCAAACGAGGATGGTCCATTGACGCGGTGTTCAAAAATGCCACTGCAACAGAAATCGTTCGCGGGTTGAAACTTGCGTTTGTCGCCAACGCAATTGACCCGAGTTCTCGCACGCTATCGGTATTTGTTGAGCTCCCAAATGAAATTATCCGTGATGAGACAACGACTCAGGGGCAACGCTATCTTGACTGGAAATATCGATTGGGCCAACGGCTTGAATTGCAAATACCGGTTGAGCAGTGGGAGAACGAAATCGTGGTTCCGGTCGATGCGGTGGTGAAGGACGGAGCAGACTGGTTTGTGTTCCAGCGAAACGGCAACCGGTTCGACCGCATCCCTGTCCATGTCAAGCATCGCGATCAAACCTCAGCCGTGATCGCCAATGATGGCTCAATCTATCCAGGCGACGTCATTGCCCTGAAGGCCGCACATCAGATGCAAATGGCGGTGAAGAACAAGTCCGGCGGCGGTGCCGATCCACACGCAGGACATAACCATTGA
- a CDS encoding BON domain-containing protein gives MSQDISTRVQQALKRMRLRYVQVSAGSTGGVILSGTVGNHDERTLASAIARTTPGGTSITNQIVVRS, from the coding sequence ATGAGTCAAGATATATCAACACGAGTTCAGCAAGCACTCAAGAGAATGAGGCTGCGATACGTACAAGTTTCGGCTGGTTCGACAGGCGGTGTTATCTTAAGCGGGACCGTCGGGAATCATGACGAGCGAACACTTGCCTCAGCAATTGCTCGAACAACGCCGGGAGGCACTTCAATAACCAACCAGATCGTTGTGAGATCTTAA
- a CDS encoding methyltransferase family protein produces the protein MPLIEEFERSGISLFRWRSYLPFVFLPLIVVAAIRYPAIETNPSLHFAWGMFSLWFSLLGLFVRCHTVGHAAQGTSGRNTEEQIAETLNTSGFYSVLRHPLYLGNFLIAFGIVLHSCSPWLVALFIALFALYYERIMFAEEAFLRRKFGPDFVRWAAKTPAVLPRLRRWRRAELPMNWPKVIRAESTAFAVIAIAFPSLEFLMHRMQEGTIAVEMAWYYILATGVALYFVARIMKRNFRRWARYEAILLKAAK, from the coding sequence ATGCCTTTGATTGAAGAATTTGAACGCTCCGGTATTTCGTTGTTTCGATGGCGAAGTTATCTGCCATTCGTGTTCCTACCGCTAATCGTGGTCGCAGCAATCCGTTATCCAGCGATTGAAACGAATCCGAGTTTACATTTCGCCTGGGGAATGTTCAGCCTTTGGTTTTCCCTACTAGGCTTGTTCGTCCGATGCCATACCGTGGGACATGCGGCGCAAGGGACGTCGGGACGGAATACCGAAGAGCAAATTGCTGAGACACTCAATACATCAGGCTTCTACTCGGTGCTGCGTCATCCTTTGTACCTAGGCAACTTTTTGATCGCCTTCGGGATCGTCTTGCATTCGTGTTCCCCTTGGCTCGTTGCATTGTTCATCGCATTATTTGCGTTGTACTACGAGCGAATCATGTTTGCGGAAGAAGCGTTCCTGAGGCGTAAGTTCGGGCCGGATTTTGTTCGCTGGGCAGCGAAGACGCCCGCCGTCCTGCCTCGCCTGAGACGATGGCGGAGAGCCGAGTTACCGATGAATTGGCCCAAGGTCATTCGTGCTGAATCAACCGCATTCGCTGTCATCGCAATTGCGTTTCCTAGTTTGGAATTCTTGATGCACCGAATGCAAGAGGGCACGATTGCAGTTGAAATGGCGTGGTATTACATCTTGGCAACGGGTGTCGCTCTCTACTTCGTTGCGAGGATCATGAAACGAAACTTCCGACGTTGGGCAAGGTATGAAGCAATCTTGTTAAAGGCAGCGAAATGA
- a CDS encoding BON domain-containing protein: MNENTIEQRLINTLVRFGFPHLQVTVDSQGVAELIGSVATSDDRAFVASIASTTPGVTSVKNQLRVAKP; the protein is encoded by the coding sequence GTGAACGAAAACACGATCGAACAGCGACTGATAAACACCCTCGTACGATTTGGCTTTCCACACCTACAGGTTACCGTCGATTCACAGGGTGTCGCCGAACTAATTGGTTCGGTCGCAACGTCCGACGATCGTGCGTTTGTCGCGTCGATAGCCTCGACGACGCCAGGCGTCACCAGCGTCAAGAACCAACTTAGGGTTGCCAAACCCTAA